One window from the genome of Jiangella alba encodes:
- a CDS encoding class I SAM-dependent methyltransferase translates to MSDATTPRPPASAEDVERAWNDTKLAQVLYHDWEAQTYDDKWSISFDERCVSYARDRFAAAAGTGGWPYERALEIGAGTGFFSLNLRQAGVLDDVTVTDISPGMVEAARRNARGLGFEIAGEVADAERLPFDDETFDVVVGHAVIHHLPDVEQAFREMLRVLRPGGRVVICGEPTKYGDKIARALSRATWWTATRATRLPGLRGSWARPQEELDESSRAAALESVVDLHTFDPGALTALVTRAGFTHVRSVTEELTAAWFGWPVRTFEHAVNPDRLGWGWAMFAYKSWLRLSAADRVLAKVVPGELFYNVSVTAVRPS, encoded by the coding sequence ATGAGCGACGCCACGACGCCCCGCCCGCCCGCGTCCGCCGAGGACGTCGAACGGGCCTGGAACGACACCAAGCTGGCCCAGGTGCTCTACCACGACTGGGAGGCACAGACCTACGACGACAAGTGGTCGATCTCGTTCGACGAGCGCTGCGTCTCCTACGCCCGCGACCGGTTCGCCGCCGCCGCGGGCACCGGCGGCTGGCCGTACGAGCGGGCGCTGGAGATCGGCGCCGGCACCGGGTTCTTCTCGCTGAACCTGCGCCAGGCCGGCGTGCTCGACGACGTCACCGTCACCGACATCTCGCCGGGCATGGTCGAGGCGGCCCGGCGCAACGCCCGCGGGCTCGGCTTCGAGATCGCCGGCGAGGTGGCCGACGCCGAGCGGCTGCCGTTCGACGACGAGACCTTCGACGTCGTCGTCGGGCACGCCGTCATCCACCACCTGCCCGATGTCGAGCAGGCGTTCCGCGAGATGCTGCGGGTGCTGCGGCCGGGCGGGCGGGTCGTCATCTGCGGCGAGCCGACGAAGTACGGCGACAAGATCGCGCGGGCGCTGTCGCGGGCCACCTGGTGGACGGCGACGCGGGCCACCCGGCTGCCCGGGCTGCGCGGGTCCTGGGCCCGGCCGCAGGAGGAGCTGGACGAGTCGTCCCGCGCCGCCGCGCTGGAGTCCGTCGTCGACCTGCACACGTTCGACCCCGGCGCGCTGACGGCGCTGGTCACCCGGGCCGGCTTCACCCACGTCCGGTCCGTCACCGAGGAGCTGACGGCGGCCTGGTTCGGCTGGCCGGTGCGCACGTTCGAGCACGCCGTCAACCCCGACCGGCTCGGCTGGGGCTGGGCGATGTTCGCGTACAAGAGCTGGCTGCGGCTGTCGGCGGCCGACCGCGTGCTGGCCAAGGTGGTGCCGGGCGAGCTGTTCTACAACGTGTCGGTGACGGCGGTCCGGCCCTCGTAG
- a CDS encoding enoyl-CoA hydratase/isomerase family protein: MSENVVRLEVADGVGTIRLDRPPMNALDAAMQDGLLAAAAEATSRRDVRAVVVYGGEKVFAAGADIKEMAGWSYTDMVDRSVALQAAFTAIARIPKPTVAAVTGYALGGGCELTLACDLRFATADAKLGQPEILLGLIPGAGGTQRLARLVGPSKAKDLIYTGRMVGADEALAIGLVDRVVDGDVYAAAVEWAARFATGPAYALRAAKEAIDRGLSTDLDTGLEIERHLFAGMFATEDRGIGMRSFIENGPGKAAFEGR, from the coding sequence ATGAGCGAAAACGTGGTGCGGCTGGAGGTCGCTGACGGCGTCGGAACGATCCGGCTGGACCGTCCGCCGATGAACGCCTTGGACGCCGCCATGCAGGACGGCCTGCTGGCGGCCGCCGCCGAGGCGACGTCGCGCCGTGACGTGCGCGCCGTCGTCGTCTACGGCGGTGAGAAGGTGTTCGCGGCCGGCGCGGACATCAAGGAGATGGCCGGCTGGTCCTACACCGACATGGTCGACCGGTCGGTCGCGCTGCAGGCCGCGTTCACCGCCATCGCCCGCATCCCGAAGCCGACCGTCGCCGCCGTCACCGGGTACGCCCTGGGCGGCGGCTGCGAGCTGACGCTCGCCTGCGACCTGCGCTTCGCCACGGCCGACGCGAAGCTGGGGCAGCCCGAGATCCTGCTCGGGCTGATCCCCGGCGCCGGCGGCACCCAGCGGCTGGCCCGGCTGGTCGGGCCGTCGAAGGCGAAGGACCTCATCTACACCGGGCGCATGGTCGGCGCCGACGAAGCACTGGCCATCGGGCTGGTCGACCGCGTCGTCGACGGCGACGTGTACGCGGCCGCCGTCGAGTGGGCGGCGCGGTTCGCGACGGGTCCGGCGTACGCGCTGCGGGCGGCCAAGGAGGCCATCGACCGCGGGCTGTCCACCGACCTCGACACCGGGCTGGAGATCGAGCGGCACCTGTTCGCCGGGATGTTCGCCACCGAGGACCGCGGCATCGGCATGCGCTCGTTCATCGAGAACGGTCCCGGCAAGGCCGCCTTCGAGGGCCGCTGA
- a CDS encoding choice-of-anchor G family protein: MAPVVAAGAWLVPASAAEGDESRSAARFLSGEILGTDLDAVAELAGVEVENLGTPDPVTEANPLDLTVLDTLNVSVPGGVQLPLSDILQLGAVNQWASAEDGGASHAATGAVADNGGIGTGTEAGFPGNATFDLTDVLGEALTDLVADLELELGAISSEAHLAPVDGAFEFTNDYEIAGGQLRLTIPLLADLLPQVQDAVATVDEVVNGLAGPEGTIAQTLSTVEGLLSLLAVAGVENPDITVSLETDLAGAVEELLATPLGEGTGVELNLAEGTLVVDLDTLAGGLNDQAPNTELLSAEVISQLAETIGTLLDTLVTDIVDTVENALNAATLDVKIYAEVGGLLPGTLDLQLTGTLGDVLTGEAAFVNNSTGVVVGLISALIAPVLDTLIGTVGGVIEDVVFAEGGPLTTLGETVAGLVSSLAESLTPVGDLLASTLSIKLNVQPEAVDVPAQARATDGPYSVAALEVTALPDAPAAVLTLAESTVGPNTTADDGGETEVDGTEVEVDGTEVDGTEVDGTEVDGTEVDGTEVDGTEVDGTEVDGTEVDGTEVDGTEVDGTEVDGTEVDGTEVDGTEVDGTEVDGTEVDGTEVDGTEVDGTEVDGTEVDGTEVDGTEVDGTEVDGTEVDGTEVDGTEVDGTEVDGTEVDGTEVDGTEVDGTEVDGTEVDGTEVDGTEVDGTEVDGTEVDGTEVDGTEVDGTEVDGTETDGTEVDGTEVDGVETAGVIPQPATEDNGDDDNGHENRGSDKDDDERLPDTGAGSNQLLIVGIGLMLSGGIAAFAVSRRGGVGQG, translated from the coding sequence ATGGCCCCGGTCGTCGCCGCCGGTGCGTGGTTGGTTCCCGCATCGGCGGCCGAGGGTGACGAGTCCCGCTCGGCCGCACGATTCCTCAGCGGCGAGATCCTCGGGACGGACCTCGACGCCGTCGCCGAACTGGCCGGCGTCGAGGTCGAGAACCTCGGCACGCCCGACCCGGTCACCGAGGCGAACCCGCTCGATCTCACCGTCCTCGACACCCTCAACGTGTCGGTCCCCGGCGGGGTGCAGCTGCCACTGAGCGACATCCTGCAGCTGGGCGCCGTCAACCAGTGGGCGTCGGCGGAGGACGGCGGCGCCTCGCACGCCGCGACGGGTGCGGTCGCCGACAACGGCGGCATCGGCACCGGCACCGAGGCCGGGTTCCCCGGCAACGCGACGTTCGACCTCACCGACGTGCTCGGCGAGGCCCTCACCGACCTCGTCGCCGACCTCGAACTCGAGCTCGGCGCCATCTCGTCGGAGGCGCACCTGGCGCCTGTGGACGGTGCGTTCGAGTTCACCAACGACTACGAGATCGCCGGCGGTCAGCTGCGGCTGACCATTCCCCTGCTCGCCGATCTCCTGCCGCAGGTCCAGGACGCCGTCGCTACCGTCGACGAGGTCGTCAACGGGCTGGCCGGGCCCGAGGGCACCATCGCCCAGACCCTCTCGACCGTCGAGGGGCTGCTCAGCCTGCTGGCCGTCGCGGGCGTCGAGAACCCCGACATCACGGTGTCGCTGGAGACCGACCTCGCCGGCGCCGTCGAGGAGCTGCTGGCCACGCCGCTGGGCGAGGGCACCGGTGTCGAGCTGAACCTGGCCGAGGGCACGCTGGTCGTCGACCTCGACACCCTGGCCGGTGGGCTGAACGACCAGGCGCCGAACACCGAGCTGCTCAGCGCCGAGGTGATCTCGCAGCTGGCGGAGACCATCGGCACCCTGCTGGACACGCTGGTCACGGACATCGTCGACACGGTCGAGAACGCGCTGAACGCGGCGACGCTGGACGTGAAGATCTACGCCGAGGTCGGCGGGCTGCTGCCCGGCACGCTGGACCTGCAGCTCACCGGCACCCTGGGCGACGTCCTCACCGGTGAGGCGGCGTTCGTCAACAACAGCACCGGCGTCGTCGTCGGGCTCATCTCGGCGCTGATCGCGCCCGTGCTCGACACGCTGATCGGCACCGTCGGCGGCGTCATCGAGGACGTCGTGTTCGCCGAGGGCGGCCCGCTGACCACGCTCGGCGAGACCGTCGCCGGCCTGGTCAGTTCCCTGGCGGAGTCGCTCACCCCGGTCGGCGATCTGCTCGCGTCGACCCTGTCGATCAAGCTGAACGTCCAGCCCGAGGCGGTCGACGTGCCGGCTCAGGCGCGGGCGACGGATGGTCCGTACAGCGTGGCCGCCCTCGAGGTGACGGCGCTCCCCGACGCCCCGGCTGCGGTGCTCACCCTCGCCGAGTCGACCGTGGGTCCCAACACCACCGCTGATGACGGTGGCGAGACCGAGGTCGATGGCACCGAGGTCGAGGTGGACGGCACTGAGGTGGACGGGACCGAGGTGGACGGGACCGAGGTGGACGGGACCGAGGTGGACGGGACCGAGGTGGACGGCACTGAGGTGGACGGCACTGAGGTGGACGGGACCGAGGTGGACGGGACCGAGGTGGACGGCACTGAGGTGGACGGCACTGAGGTGGACGGCACTGAGGTGGACGGCACTGAGGTGGACGGCACTGAGGTGGACGGCACTGAGGTGGACGGCACTGAGGTGGACGGCACTGAGGTGGACGGGACCGAGGTGGACGGCACTGAGGTGGACGGCACTGAGGTGGACGGCACTGAGGTGGACGGCACTGAGGTGGACGGCACTGAGGTGGACGGCACTGAGGTGGACGGCACTGAGGTGGACGGCACTGAGGTGGACGGCACTGAGGTGGACGGCACTGAGGTGGACGGCACCGAGGTGGACGGCACCGAGGTGGACGGCACCGAGGTGGACGGCACCGAGGTGGACGGCACTGAGGTGGACGGCACCGAGGTGGACGGCACTGAGGTGGACGGCACCGAGGTGGACGGCACTGAGGTGGACGGCACCGAGGTGGACGGCACTGAGGTGGACGGCACCGAAACCGACGGCACCGAGGTCGATGGCACCGAGGTCGACGGCGTCGAGACGGCGGGTGTCATCCCGCAGCCGGCGACCGAGGACAACGGCGACGACGACAACGGTCACGAGAACCGTGGCAGCGACAAGGACGACGACGAGCGGTTGCCCGACACCGGCGCTGGGTCCAACCAGCTGCTGATCGTCGGCATCGGGCTGATGCTCTCCGGTGGCATCGCCGCCTTCGCCGTCAGCCGTCGCGGCGGGGTCGGCCAGGGCTGA
- the glgX gene encoding glycogen debranching protein GlgX — MPRVDVAMEPWPGHWTPLGATYDVAATNFALWAPDAELVEVCLFGDDDAETRLVLPNRTFDIWHGAVPGVRPGQRYGFRVHGPWDPATGRRFNPAKLLTDPYARAVDGALTAHPAVYGHVRPSMDEGGDHRVRDDRDSAPYVPKSVVVDHHPFDWRGDAPPRVPWSETVLYETHVRGFTMRHPGVPEELRGTYAGLAHPAALEYLTGLGITTVELLPVHQYVSEPDFLHRGSLNYWGYNTLAFFAPHNAYSSAGTRGEQVDEFKAMVRALHDAGLEVILDVVYNHTAEQGDGGPTLAYRGIANEAYYHVDPADRSRYLDYTGTGNTFRVAHPQVLGLVMDSLRYWVGEMHVDGFRFDLASALARSMHDVDMLGSFMTVIGQDPVLREVKLIAEPWDVGPGGYQVGEFPHLWTEWNDRYRDSVRDHWRGAAAGVRDLAFRLSGSSDLYADDRRRPYASINYVTAHDGFTMRDLVSYDRKHNEANGEENRDGTDNNRSWNHGVEGDSDDAALRELRLRQVKNMLTTMLLSTGVPMLLSGDEAGRTQRGNNNAYCQDNEISWIDWSLAAEHPDLLEHVRRLLRFRRAHPVVRQRRFFEGVPVVEGGRKDIAWFAPSGAEMTEAEWHDGSLRTLGMYLNGEGIRSRGVRGEPILDESFLLYVHAGADALDVRLPGRFWAASYEVVLDTASGSAEGRRHRAAGRVRLTGRSCLLLRVID, encoded by the coding sequence ATGCCCCGCGTGGATGTCGCGATGGAGCCTTGGCCCGGTCACTGGACCCCGCTCGGAGCCACCTACGACGTGGCCGCCACGAACTTCGCCCTCTGGGCCCCCGACGCCGAGCTGGTCGAGGTCTGCCTGTTCGGCGACGACGACGCCGAGACGCGGCTGGTGCTGCCCAACCGGACGTTCGACATCTGGCACGGCGCGGTCCCCGGGGTGCGGCCCGGCCAGCGGTACGGGTTCCGGGTGCACGGCCCGTGGGATCCGGCCACCGGCCGCCGGTTCAACCCGGCGAAGCTGCTCACCGACCCGTACGCCCGCGCCGTCGACGGCGCGCTGACCGCGCACCCGGCGGTCTACGGCCACGTCCGCCCGTCCATGGACGAGGGCGGCGACCACCGGGTCCGCGACGACCGCGACTCCGCCCCGTACGTCCCGAAGTCCGTCGTCGTCGACCACCACCCGTTCGACTGGCGCGGCGACGCCCCGCCGCGGGTGCCGTGGTCCGAGACCGTCCTCTACGAGACGCACGTGCGCGGCTTCACCATGCGCCACCCCGGCGTCCCCGAGGAACTGCGCGGCACCTACGCCGGCCTGGCCCATCCCGCGGCGCTCGAGTACCTCACCGGCCTCGGCATCACGACGGTCGAGCTGCTGCCCGTCCACCAGTACGTCAGCGAGCCCGACTTCCTGCACCGCGGCTCGCTGAACTACTGGGGCTACAACACGCTGGCGTTCTTCGCGCCGCACAACGCGTACTCGTCGGCGGGCACCCGGGGCGAGCAGGTCGACGAGTTCAAGGCGATGGTCCGCGCGCTGCACGACGCCGGGCTCGAGGTGATCCTCGACGTCGTCTACAACCACACGGCCGAGCAGGGCGACGGCGGCCCGACGCTGGCCTACCGCGGCATCGCGAACGAGGCGTACTACCACGTCGACCCCGCCGACCGGTCCCGCTACCTCGACTACACCGGCACCGGCAACACCTTCCGCGTCGCCCACCCGCAGGTGCTCGGGCTGGTCATGGACTCGCTGCGGTACTGGGTCGGCGAGATGCACGTCGACGGCTTCCGCTTCGACCTCGCGTCGGCGCTGGCCCGGTCGATGCACGACGTCGACATGCTCGGCTCGTTCATGACGGTCATCGGGCAGGACCCGGTGCTGCGCGAGGTGAAGCTGATCGCCGAGCCGTGGGACGTCGGGCCCGGCGGCTACCAGGTCGGCGAGTTCCCGCACCTGTGGACCGAGTGGAACGACCGCTACCGCGACTCCGTCCGCGACCACTGGCGCGGCGCCGCGGCCGGCGTCCGCGACCTCGCGTTCCGCCTCTCCGGCTCGTCCGACCTGTACGCCGACGACCGCCGCCGCCCGTATGCGTCGATCAACTACGTCACCGCGCACGACGGCTTCACCATGCGCGACCTCGTCTCCTACGACCGCAAGCACAACGAGGCCAACGGCGAGGAGAACCGGGACGGCACGGACAACAACCGGTCCTGGAACCACGGCGTCGAGGGCGACTCCGACGACGCGGCCCTACGCGAGCTGCGGCTGCGTCAGGTGAAGAACATGCTGACGACGATGCTGCTGTCGACCGGCGTGCCCATGCTGCTCTCCGGCGACGAGGCCGGGCGCACGCAACGCGGCAACAACAACGCGTACTGCCAGGACAACGAGATCAGCTGGATCGACTGGTCGCTGGCCGCCGAGCACCCCGACCTGCTCGAGCACGTCCGCCGGCTGCTGCGGTTCCGCCGCGCCCACCCGGTCGTGCGGCAGCGCCGGTTCTTCGAGGGCGTCCCGGTGGTCGAGGGCGGCCGCAAGGACATCGCGTGGTTCGCGCCGTCGGGTGCGGAGATGACCGAGGCCGAGTGGCACGACGGGTCGCTGCGCACGCTCGGCATGTACCTGAACGGCGAGGGCATCCGGTCGCGCGGCGTGCGCGGCGAGCCGATCCTGGACGAGTCGTTCCTGCTCTACGTCCACGCCGGCGCCGACGCCCTCGACGTGCGGCTGCCCGGCCGGTTCTGGGCGGCGTCGTACGAGGTCGTGCTCGACACCGCGTCCGGCTCGGCCGAGGGACGGCGGCACCGCGCGGCCGGCCGGGTGCGGCTGACCGGCCGGTCCTGTCTGCTGCTGCGCGTGATCGACTGA
- a CDS encoding GNAT family N-acetyltransferase: MKDSAHLFSGSGITARLRDGRSVTVRAATARDAGDVSAMHVRCSTETVRHRYHSVPPMTGRFLAQLLGTEIALVAVAPNQAVVALANLGRDDGDAGELAVVVEDRWQRAGLGSALLDHLVGMARLVGYREVYTVGLPGNGWYRTTLARHGRTRLERSDGHDTMRLWLRSPPVRLPQRLGATAA, translated from the coding sequence ATGAAGGACTCGGCCCACCTGTTCTCCGGCTCCGGCATCACGGCCCGGCTTCGCGACGGCCGCTCGGTCACCGTCCGGGCCGCCACGGCGCGCGACGCCGGCGACGTCAGCGCGATGCACGTGCGGTGCTCCACCGAGACCGTCCGGCACCGCTACCACTCCGTCCCGCCGATGACGGGGCGGTTCCTCGCCCAGCTCCTCGGCACCGAGATCGCGCTGGTCGCCGTGGCGCCGAACCAGGCGGTGGTGGCGCTGGCCAACCTCGGCCGCGACGACGGCGACGCCGGCGAGCTGGCGGTCGTCGTGGAGGACCGCTGGCAGCGGGCCGGCCTCGGCTCGGCGCTGCTGGACCACCTGGTCGGCATGGCCCGGCTGGTCGGCTACCGCGAGGTCTACACCGTCGGGCTGCCCGGCAACGGCTGGTACCGCACGACGCTGGCCCGGCACGGGCGCACCCGGCTGGAGCGGTCGGACGGCCATGACACGATGCGGCTGTGGCTGCGCTCGCCGCCCGTCCGGCTCCCGCAGCGACTCGGCGCGACGGCGGCCTGA
- a CDS encoding acyltransferase, with protein MAYRVAVSFRRPRDPRQARYLTPSSLRWVLRHRAWTWWYLVRYARLLRLRLRHPEVVTEGMVFLGRGTRVAGRRGYGRVVLGRWVHIGDGTTLTAHEGTLRVGDKAVIGSSSTVTCYLDVEIGARTLVADWVYVTDFDHRFDDLGLPIKDQGIVKSPVRIGPDCWLGVKVTVLRGAVVGRGCVLAAHAVVRGTIPDLAVAGGVPARILKHRGNPAVSAEKGQEDCPDRRN; from the coding sequence ATGGCATACCGTGTGGCGGTGTCGTTCCGCCGTCCCCGCGACCCCCGGCAGGCGCGCTACCTGACGCCGTCGTCGCTGCGGTGGGTGCTGCGGCACCGGGCGTGGACGTGGTGGTACCTGGTCCGGTACGCGCGGCTGCTGCGGCTGCGGCTGCGGCACCCCGAGGTCGTCACCGAGGGCATGGTGTTCCTCGGCCGCGGGACGCGGGTGGCCGGGCGGCGCGGGTACGGGCGGGTCGTGCTGGGGCGCTGGGTGCACATCGGCGACGGCACCACGCTGACGGCGCACGAGGGGACGCTGCGGGTCGGCGACAAGGCCGTCATCGGGTCGTCGTCGACGGTCACGTGTTACCTGGACGTCGAGATCGGCGCCCGGACGCTGGTGGCCGACTGGGTGTACGTCACCGACTTCGACCACCGCTTCGACGATCTCGGCCTGCCGATCAAGGACCAGGGGATCGTCAAGTCGCCGGTGCGGATCGGGCCCGACTGCTGGCTCGGCGTCAAGGTGACGGTGCTGCGCGGCGCCGTCGTCGGCCGCGGCTGCGTGCTCGCCGCGCACGCCGTCGTCCGCGGGACCATCCCCGATCTGGCCGTCGCCGGGGGAGTTCCCGCGCGAATTCTCAAGCACCGCGGGAATCCGGCGGTTTCCGCAGAAAAAGGCCAGGAAGATTGTCCGGATCGGCGGAATTGA